A DNA window from Arachis hypogaea cultivar Tifrunner chromosome 18, arahy.Tifrunner.gnm2.J5K5, whole genome shotgun sequence contains the following coding sequences:
- the LOC140172954 gene encoding uncharacterized protein, translated as MKPTPPSSSSRTAAACDVAAASESVAVKQSTHRGEAVQATAKSPSMKLQPPPSIVTEEQPSYLWSPETAAGAATFLGLFIVSCFVVRRCQSYHFTTAAFALSR; from the exons ATGAAGCCAACGCCGCCATCGTCATCATCACGAACTGCTGCTGCGTGTGACGTTGCCGCCGCCTCTGAGTCCGTCGCCGTCAAACAGAGCACACACAGAGGAGAAGCCGTTCAAGCCACTGCCAAGTCACCGTCGATGAAGCTTCAGCCGCCGCCGTCGATTGTCACTGAGGAACAACCGTCGTACCTCTGGTCGCCGGAAACCGCCGCTGGAGCCGCCACCTTCTTG GGATTGTTTATCGTGAGTTGCTTTGTCGTACGCCGCTGTCAGAGCTACCATTTCACTACTGCCGCCTTTGCTCTGAGCCGTTGA
- the LOC112772044 gene encoding uncharacterized protein: protein MVRVVVGETYEGEFSTGKMHGAGIFVRADGAHTKARGRTICKKMRYRESDLIKLDILINGDSVEPLAMIVHRDKVATFRGKRSYLRNRLKERKG, encoded by the exons ATGGTTCGGGTGGTCGTCGGAGAAACCTACGAAGGTGAGTTTTCCACCGGAAAAATGCACGGAGCCGGAATATTTGTCAGAGCTGACGGAGCACATACAAAGGCTCGTGGACGCACAATTTGCAAGAAGATGAG GTACAGAGAAAGTGATTTAATTAAACTTGACATATTGATAAATGGTGACAGTGTGGAGCCATTGGCTATGATTGTCCACAGAGATAAG GTGGCGACATTTCGAGGAAAAAGAAGTTACTTAAGAAACAG GCTGAAGGAAAGAAAAGGATGA
- the LOC114925816 gene encoding uncharacterized protein: MTTNLVECINSVLKGARNLPVTALVKATFYRLNELFTRKRAEAEARINAGHVFSEMVTSKLHANQRASGNIQVSCFDREHEVFEVHEMPNGVEYAVDLRQQRCDCGEFQVDRIPCRHVLACCANQRLDWQVYVHDVYKMDSIQRVYRARFRPLGNPTTWPAYRGPRFVGNPFLRRVAKGRPKMTRFLNEMDTCMLRGPRRCKQCGAEGHSRSRCRQRGGPSAGAPGE, translated from the coding sequence ATGACCACCAATCTTGTGGAGTGCATCAACTCCGTGctgaagggtgcacgcaatctcCCGGTCACTGCGCTTGTTAAGGCTACATTTTACAGACTAAATGAGTTGTTCACTAGGAAAAGAGCCGAGGCTGAGGCTCGAATTAATGCTGGACATGTGTTCTCTGAGATGGTCACCTCGAAGCTGCATGCAAACCAGCGAGCATCGGGAAACATACAGGTGAGCTGTTTTGACAGAGAACATGAAGTCTTCGAAGTTCATGAGATGCCTAATGGGGTTGAGTATGCAGTTGACCTACGCCAACAGCGGTGCGACTGTGGTGAATTCCAGGTTGACCGAATTCCGTGTCGACATGTTCTAGCTTGCTGTGCAAATCAGCGGTTGGATTGGCAAGTATATGTTCATGACGTATACAAGATGGATTCAATTCAAAGAGTATACAGGGCGAGGTTTAGACCACTGGGAAATCCTACAACGTGGCCTGCTTATCGTGGTCCACGATTCGTTGGCAATCCGTTCCTCAGACGGGTGGCCAAAGGTCGGCCTAAGATGACCcgcttcttgaatgagatggacacttGCATGTTGCGTGGTCCTAGGAGATGCAAGCAATGCGGTGCTGAGGGCCACAGCCGGAGTAGATGTCGTCAGCGAGGTGGTCCAAGTGCGGGGGCACCCGGAGAGTAG